A region of Diceros bicornis minor isolate mBicDic1 chromosome 9, mDicBic1.mat.cur, whole genome shotgun sequence DNA encodes the following proteins:
- the RNF6 gene encoding E3 ubiquitin-protein ligase RNF6 isoform X2: MNQSPSRSDDGEETSSQDPNLRENERRWQQERLHREEAYYHFINELSDEDYRLMRDHNLLGTPDSEVPRESSNEDSLLEWLNTFRRTGNATRSGQNGNQTWRAVSRTNPNSGEFRFSLEIHINHENRGFEIHGEDYTSIPLSDISRDHTTNRQQRSASPVARRTRSQTSVNFNGSSSNIPRTRLGSRRQNSVEGSFSTLGRLRNGIGGAVGIPGTSAQRANLSSHTNQSGGSELRQREGQRFGAAHVRENGARTNVTVRNTNQRLEPIRLRSTFNSRSRSPIQRQSGTVYHNSQRESRPLQQTVRRSVRRRGITRVFLEQNREHRGTAYTPFSNSRLVSRITVEEGEESSRSSTAVQRQPTITLDLQVRRIRPGENRDRDSIANRTRSRVGLAENTVTIESNSGGFRRTISHLERSGIRTYVSTITVPLRRISENELVEPSSVALRSILRQIMTGFGELSSLMEAESESENQRNGLYLPEMHSELSNVGTVNDISQHNEGSSQDRQPQEDSTEMHAENETTQPHTQNNNNRGGRQSRNSNNLVETGTLPILRLAHFFLLNEGDDDDRIRGLTKEQIDNLSTRNYEHNSIDSELGKICSVCISDYVTGNKLRQLPCMHEFHIHCIDRWLSENCTCPVCRQPVLGSSIANNG; encoded by the coding sequence ACTCAGAAGTCCCCAGAGAAAGTTCAAATGAAGATTCTCTGCTAGAGTGGTTGAACACCTTTCGTCGCACAGGAAATGCAACTCGAAGTGGACAAAATGGAAACCAAACTTGGAGGGCTGTGAGTCGAACAAACCCAAACAGTGGAGAGTTTCGGTTTAGTCTGGAAATCCACATAAATCATGAGAATAGAGGATTTGAAATTCATGGCGAAGATTATACGAGCATTCCACTTTCAGATATTAGCAGGGATCACActacaaataggcaacaaagatcAGCTAGTCCTGTGGCTAGGCGAACAAGAAGCCAAACCTCAGTGAATTTCAATGGTAGTAGTTCCAACATTCCAAGGACTAGGCTTGGTTCAAGGCGGCAGAATTCAGTAGAAGGATCTTTCTCAACACTGGGAAGATTAAGAAATGGAATTGGGGGAGCAGTTGGCATTCCTGGAACTAGTGCTCAACGTGCTAATTTAAGTAGTCACACAAACCAGTCAGGTGGTAGTGAACTCAGGCAAAGGGAGGGGCAACGATTTGGAGCAGCACATGTTCGGGAAAATGGGGCTAGAACTAATGTTACAGTGAGGAATACAAACCAAAGATTAGAGCCAATAAGATTACGGTCTACTTTCAATAGTCGAAGCCGTTCACCAATTCAGAGACAAAGTGGCACTGTTTATCATAATTCACAAAGGGAAAGTAGACCTTTACAGCAAACTGTTAGAAGGTCTGTTAGGAGGAGAGGTATAACTCGTGTCTTTTTAGAGCAAAATAGAGAGCACAGAGGTACGGCATATACTCCATTCTCTAACTCAAGACTTGTGTCCAGAATAACagtagaagaaggagaagaatctAGCAGATCTTCAACTGCTGTACAACGACAGCCGACAATCACGCTGGACCTTCAAGTGAGAAGGATTCGTCCTGGAGAAAACAGAGATCGGGATAGTATTGCAAATAGAACTCGATCTAGAGTAGGGCTAGCAGAAAATACAGTCACTATTGAAAGCAATAGTGGGGGATTTCGCCGAACTATTTCTCATTTAGAGCGGTCAGGTATTCGAACCTACGTTAGTACCATAACAGTTCCTCTTCGTAGGATTTCTGAGAATGAGCTTGTTGAACCATCATCAGTGGCTCTTCGGTCAATTTTAAGGCAGATCATGACTGGATTTGGAGAATTGAGTTCTCTAATGGAGGCTGAATCCGAGTCAGAGAATCAGAGAAATGGTCTGTATTTACCAGAGATGCACTCAGAACTGAGTAATGTAGGTACAGTTAATGACATCAGCCAGCACAATGAAGGCTCCTCTCAAGACAGGCAGCCCCAAGAAGACAGCACTGAAATGCATGCTGAAAATGAGACCACCCAGCCTCATAcccaaaataacaataatagagGTGGCAGGCAGTCGCGAAATTCAAATAACTTAGTTGAAACTGGAACACTACCTATTCTTCGCCTTGCTCACTTCTTTTTACTAAATGAAGGTGATGACGATGATCGAATACGTGGTTTAACCAAAGAACAGATTGACAATCTTTCCACCCGGAACTATGAGCATAACAGTATCGACAGTGAACTAGGTAAAATCTGTAGTGTTTGTATCAGTGACTATGTAACTGGAAACAAGCTCAGGCAATTACCTTGCATGCATGAATTTCACATCCATTGTATTGACCGATGGCTCTCAGAGAATTGCACTTGTCCCGTCTGTCGGCAGCCTGTTTTAGGGTCCAGCATAGCAAACAATGGTTGA